A stretch of Pirellulales bacterium DNA encodes these proteins:
- a CDS encoding DUF1559 domain-containing protein gives MSGREGGFTLVELLVVITIIGILVGLLLPAVESARDQGRLVQCQNHVKQLALGMLSHEASKGFLPTAGWGYIWTGDPDLGTGLQQPGGWAYCILPYIDQAALAQIGAGLASGSNTSPKALALQQLVATPLETFYCPDRRPVGLYTFGSGSGQVNCANPSQVIRIDYAANGGDSNLVDATQSRQPSSYAQGEQVSFWAGCPQNTGVCLQHAELHLAAITDGLSNTYLLGEKYLNPDSYTSGTDNGDNENAYTGLNWDQTRTTATGPNGSSYNYQPPQQDTPGNGNYWCFGSAHRGVFVMAICDGSVRKFSFTIDPEVHRRLGNRADGLPVTTPSL, from the coding sequence ATGAGCGGACGAGAAGGCGGGTTCACGCTCGTCGAACTTTTGGTGGTGATCACGATCATCGGAATTCTCGTTGGATTGCTGCTGCCAGCGGTGGAATCGGCACGCGACCAAGGGCGGCTGGTCCAGTGCCAGAATCACGTCAAGCAATTGGCGCTCGGGATGCTTTCGCACGAGGCGTCGAAAGGATTCCTGCCGACCGCAGGCTGGGGCTATATATGGACCGGCGATCCCGATCTCGGAACCGGATTGCAGCAGCCAGGCGGTTGGGCTTATTGCATTCTGCCCTATATCGATCAGGCGGCGCTAGCACAAATCGGCGCCGGGCTCGCATCCGGTAGCAACACTTCGCCCAAGGCCCTCGCCCTGCAGCAGCTTGTCGCCACACCGCTCGAAACCTTTTACTGCCCGGATCGCCGGCCTGTCGGGCTCTATACCTTCGGCAGCGGGTCGGGCCAAGTAAACTGTGCGAATCCTTCTCAGGTCATCCGGATCGATTATGCAGCCAACGGCGGCGACAGCAATCTTGTCGACGCAACCCAATCCCGACAGCCATCGAGCTACGCTCAAGGCGAGCAAGTTTCGTTCTGGGCCGGCTGCCCGCAGAATACCGGCGTGTGCTTGCAACATGCCGAACTGCACTTGGCCGCGATCACCGACGGACTCAGCAACACCTATCTGCTCGGCGAAAAGTATCTCAATCCAGACAGTTACACTTCGGGCACCGACAACGGCGACAACGAAAATGCTTACACCGGGCTGAATTGGGATCAGACGCGCACGACGGCGACCGGCCCCAACGGAAGTTCTTACAACTACCAACCGCCGCAACAAGACACCCCCGGCAACGGAAATTACTGGTGCTTCGGCAGTGCTCATCGCGGCGTGTTCGTAATGGCGATTTGCGACGGCTCAGTTCGAAAGTTCAGTTTCACGATCGATCCCGAAGTGCATCGCCGCCTCGGAAACCGCGCCGACGGCCTGCCGGTCACAACGCCCAGCCTCTAA
- the clcA gene encoding H(+)/Cl(-) exchange transporter ClcA, which produces MPEPRSPAADHSDDPQAVSSAKPPPSEPAGVGPPRPAAAAMEKLAVPASESDDALPSQPLQWLTLMVVAAVVGALAGVVGAAFRATLVWAAGFRLELLAFSAAQLPSLSWLLPMCVCAAGGGLGLWLTRRLAPHTAGSGIPRIEAVLRAHLRPAESLILPVKFLGGSLSIGSGMALGREGPTVQMGGTIGRLVSDMLRRFIPEPWTLIAAGAGAGLAVAFNAPLAASLFVMEELLHRFSARVFSASLIACITGTVVLRAAPSAWIGGATDFNVNPLGMTPAMVLPEYLILGLAAGVLGVLFNVGLISSLRLFKRSRNWPKGATGAIVGAGAGLLAWYSPIAVGGGEELAQHAIVGAFVCRTAIALLLLRFLLTMASYGCGAPGGIFAPLLALGAVLGNLFATGTAAVTHASVLPAPYAIVAMAACFTAIVRSPLTGVVLLLEMTGSWTLILPMMAASVTAYCVPELLGNPPIYDSLRKLDEASEDAAAA; this is translated from the coding sequence ATGCCGGAACCGCGGTCTCCAGCTGCCGATCATTCTGACGATCCTCAGGCGGTTTCGTCTGCAAAACCGCCGCCCAGCGAGCCGGCTGGCGTTGGGCCGCCGCGACCAGCCGCCGCCGCGATGGAAAAGCTGGCGGTGCCGGCCTCCGAGTCCGACGACGCGTTACCGAGCCAGCCGCTCCAATGGCTGACGCTGATGGTCGTGGCGGCAGTGGTCGGCGCCCTGGCGGGAGTGGTGGGGGCGGCATTCCGCGCGACCTTGGTGTGGGCAGCCGGCTTCCGGCTCGAATTGCTCGCGTTTTCCGCCGCCCAACTGCCGTCGCTGAGTTGGCTGCTGCCAATGTGCGTCTGCGCAGCGGGGGGCGGGCTTGGGCTATGGCTGACGCGGAGGTTGGCGCCCCACACCGCGGGCAGCGGCATCCCACGCATCGAAGCGGTGCTTCGCGCCCATTTGCGGCCAGCCGAAAGTCTGATCCTGCCGGTCAAATTTCTCGGCGGCTCGCTGAGCATCGGTAGCGGCATGGCGCTGGGGCGCGAAGGGCCAACGGTGCAAATGGGCGGCACGATCGGCCGGCTCGTCAGCGACATGCTCCGCCGGTTCATCCCCGAGCCCTGGACGCTTATCGCCGCCGGCGCCGGCGCCGGTCTTGCCGTCGCGTTCAACGCACCGTTGGCGGCATCGCTGTTTGTCATGGAGGAACTGTTGCACCGCTTCTCGGCCCGGGTGTTCAGTGCATCACTGATCGCGTGCATCACGGGCACCGTCGTGCTGCGGGCCGCGCCCAGCGCGTGGATCGGCGGAGCGACCGATTTTAACGTCAATCCGTTGGGCATGACTCCAGCCATGGTCTTGCCGGAATACCTGATACTGGGGCTGGCGGCCGGAGTTCTCGGCGTGTTGTTCAACGTCGGCTTGATCTCTTCGCTGCGATTGTTTAAGCGGTCCCGCAATTGGCCGAAGGGCGCCACCGGCGCAATCGTCGGCGCCGGGGCGGGATTGCTTGCCTGGTACAGCCCCATTGCCGTCGGCGGCGGCGAGGAACTGGCGCAGCATGCGATTGTCGGAGCGTTTGTCTGCCGAACGGCCATCGCATTATTGCTGTTGCGATTTTTACTGACGATGGCCTCCTACGGCTGCGGCGCGCCGGGCGGAATCTTTGCGCCGCTGTTGGCCCTCGGGGCGGTGCTGGGAAATCTCTTCGCCACCGGCACTGCCGCAGTCACGCATGCCTCCGTCTTGCCGGCCCCCTATGCGATTGTTGCCATGGCTGCCTGCTTCACGGCGATCGTGCGCTCCCCACTCACCGGCGTCGTGCTGCTGTTGGAAATGACGGGCTCTTGGACGCTGATTTTGCCAATGATGGCCGCCTCGGTGACGGCTTATTGCGTTCCCGAACTACTCGGCAACCCGCCGATCTACGATTCGCTGCGCAAATTGGATGAGGCTTCTGAGGATGCTGCAGCCGCGTAG
- the ftsH gene encoding ATP-dependent zinc metalloprotease FtsH gives MPQAPNPGPPSPPNSGPPNAPNSGPPNSRSPGPKKPPDMRSPAAWGPMVGYIVVSLLMLWVWQDMYSAATIRTIEYSTFKSYLANGEVAQCSIQETEIDGRIDPKRANQQPQVPTEKAPASTPGGAARDAPAKSPPASPAASSSPPNEKAKTPETSKAEEKTETEPFDFRTVRVEDPQLVDQLEAQGVKFKGVRPGFLSTLFVSWILPIGLLFLFWIFLSRRMAGAGQAVMRIGKSNARLIADTDTGVTFNDVAGCDEAKFELEEVVDFLKNPSRYSALGAKIPKGVLLVGPPGTGKTLLARAVAGEAHVPFFSISGSDFVEMFVGVGASRVRDLFVQAKAQAPCIIFIDELDAIGRERSVHVGAVNDEREQTLNQLLVEMDGFEANVGVILLAATNRPEVLDHALLRPGRFDRQVIVDLPDLDGREAILKVHSRGLPLAEHVSLRTIAQGTPGFSGADLANAINEAALLAARNREKQITQKDLDDAVEKVVAGPERKSRRLNDEEKRRVAYHETGHALVGAYSKYADPVHKISIVPRGRAALGYTLQLPTEDRFLMTQTALVDRIKGMLGGRAAEEICFGEVSTGAENDLERATSLARQMVCMYGMSKSVGLVHCAEHRPMFLPGQDGSLQRDCSEDTARKIDDEVKRMLDERYTDAKEILTTHRDQLESVAQELLKSETLDAETFKRMIGEPAEPIPPEAKLPGTKPLAPQSLTPPPTPPQPLGPPPGPGSSEPHAAAR, from the coding sequence ATGCCGCAAGCGCCGAACCCCGGTCCGCCGAGTCCGCCGAATTCGGGTCCGCCGAACGCGCCGAATTCCGGGCCGCCGAACTCCAGGTCGCCCGGCCCCAAAAAACCGCCCGACATGCGGTCGCCGGCGGCATGGGGGCCGATGGTGGGCTATATCGTCGTGTCGTTGCTGATGCTCTGGGTATGGCAAGACATGTACAGTGCAGCCACGATTCGCACGATCGAATACAGCACGTTCAAATCGTATCTCGCCAACGGGGAAGTCGCCCAATGCAGTATTCAAGAAACTGAAATCGACGGCCGCATTGACCCCAAGCGGGCGAACCAGCAGCCACAAGTTCCCACCGAAAAGGCACCTGCCAGCACCCCGGGCGGCGCGGCGCGGGACGCCCCGGCCAAGAGCCCGCCGGCATCGCCCGCCGCGAGTTCTTCCCCGCCCAACGAGAAAGCCAAAACGCCCGAAACGAGCAAAGCCGAGGAAAAAACTGAAACCGAACCGTTCGACTTTCGCACCGTCCGCGTCGAAGATCCGCAATTGGTCGATCAGCTCGAGGCCCAGGGTGTGAAATTCAAAGGCGTTCGCCCCGGATTTCTTTCGACGCTATTCGTCTCCTGGATTCTGCCAATCGGCCTTTTGTTCTTGTTTTGGATCTTTTTGTCGCGACGGATGGCGGGCGCGGGACAGGCCGTCATGCGAATCGGCAAGAGCAACGCCCGGCTGATCGCCGACACCGACACCGGCGTGACGTTCAACGACGTCGCCGGCTGCGACGAAGCCAAATTCGAACTGGAAGAGGTGGTCGATTTTCTGAAAAATCCGTCGCGATACTCGGCACTCGGGGCCAAAATCCCCAAGGGGGTGCTCTTGGTCGGCCCGCCCGGAACCGGCAAGACATTGCTCGCCCGGGCCGTGGCGGGCGAAGCCCACGTGCCGTTTTTCTCGATCAGTGGCAGCGATTTCGTCGAGATGTTTGTCGGCGTCGGAGCTTCGCGAGTCCGCGATCTGTTCGTGCAGGCCAAAGCGCAAGCGCCCTGCATCATCTTCATCGACGAACTTGATGCGATCGGCCGCGAGCGCAGCGTGCACGTCGGCGCGGTGAACGACGAACGCGAGCAGACGCTCAATCAATTGCTCGTCGAGATGGATGGCTTCGAGGCCAATGTCGGCGTGATCTTGCTGGCGGCAACCAACCGGCCGGAAGTGCTCGATCATGCGCTGTTGCGCCCCGGACGGTTCGACCGGCAAGTGATCGTCGATCTGCCCGATCTCGACGGCCGCGAGGCGATCTTGAAGGTCCACTCGCGCGGATTGCCGCTGGCGGAGCATGTCAGTCTGCGGACGATCGCGCAAGGCACCCCCGGCTTTTCCGGCGCCGATCTGGCCAACGCGATCAACGAAGCCGCGCTGCTGGCGGCAAGAAATCGGGAAAAGCAGATCACGCAAAAAGATCTCGACGACGCAGTCGAAAAAGTCGTGGCCGGCCCGGAGCGCAAAAGCCGCCGGCTCAACGACGAAGAAAAACGCCGCGTCGCCTACCACGAAACGGGCCACGCCCTGGTCGGCGCCTACAGCAAATATGCCGACCCCGTCCACAAGATCAGCATCGTGCCGCGCGGCCGGGCAGCGCTCGGCTACACGTTGCAGCTACCCACCGAAGATCGTTTTCTGATGACGCAAACCGCGCTCGTGGATCGCATCAAGGGAATGCTCGGCGGCCGCGCTGCCGAGGAAATCTGCTTCGGCGAAGTCAGCACCGGAGCGGAAAACGATTTGGAACGGGCGACCTCCTTGGCCCGGCAGATGGTCTGCATGTATGGCATGTCGAAATCGGTCGGGCTGGTGCATTGCGCCGAGCATCGGCCGATGTTTCTGCCGGGCCAAGATGGCTCGTTGCAGCGTGATTGCAGTGAAGACACCGCTCGCAAGATCGACGACGAAGTAAAGCGGATGCTGGACGAGCGCTACACCGACGCCAAAGAAATTCTTACCACCCACCGCGACCAATTGGAGTCGGTCGCGCAAGAACTCTTGAAAAGCGAAACCTTGGACGCCGAAACGTTCAAACGCATGATCGGCGAGCCGGCCGAACCAATTCCGCCGGAGGCAAAGCTGCCGGGCACCAAGCCGCTCGCACCGCAATCGCTCACGCCGCCCCCCACGCCGCCGCAACCGCTCGGTCCACCGCCGGGGCCCGGCAGTTCGGAACCACACGCCGCGGCGCGATAA